In the genome of Acidobacteriota bacterium, the window ATTGCGATAGGCCGCGTCGCGCTTCTGGCGCGTGGGAACGCTGTCGGGCGGCGTCAGGTTATCGAGTACGCGTCCGCCGCCGATGGTGATAACTGGAGACAGTTTGCGGATGATGAAGTGATCGCCGGGGAGCAGTAACAGCGGCTCGCGCAGGCGGAACTGGACGTAGCCGGAGCGGCCCGGATCGAGTCGCAGCGCGGTGTCGTCGCCGGACGACGGGGCCTCTTCCAGAATCACAGCGGTGGCGATGATCTCGGAGGTGGCCGAGTGGAAATGGACCTGCGCGCCATTTTTTAGCGCGATGGCCGAGGGCAGCAGATTCAAGATACAGTCGGCGCGGCGCGTGGGCTGAAAGCGGCCCGGCTCAGTCAGCGTCATGCCGCGCAGCAACTCGCCTGGTTCAGCGCCACCCAGATTCAACGCGGTGCGCTGCCCGGCCAGCGCGGTGTCCTCGGCACGCCCATGCACCTGAATGCCGCGCACGCGGAGACGCTTGCCAGTGGGCTGGACTTCGACCTCGGTGTCCTTCTTAACTTTTCCCGAGACCAGCGTGCCGGTGATGACCGTGCCGAATCCTTTCATAAGGAACGAGCGGTCGATGGGCAGGCGGAAGTGTCGCGAGGAATCCTTGGCGGGCGCTTCGCCCGCCGCGCGCGCCAGCTCCACGCGCAGTTGATCGAGTCCCGCGCCGGTCTTGGCGCTGACGGGGACCACGGGCGCATTGGCGAGAAATGATCCGGCGAGAAACTCTTCCACTTCGAGCTTCGCGAGATCGAGCCGGTCTGTGTCGACTAAATCAGATTTCGTCAGAACCACCAACCCGCGCTGAATTTCCAGCAGGCGGCAGATGTCGAAGTGCTCCTGAGTCTGCGGCTGGATGCCCTCGTCGGCGGCGATGATCAGCAGCAGCAGATCGATGCCACCCACGCCCGCGAGCATGTTCTTGACGAAGCGCTCGTGCCCCGGCACGTCCACGAAGCCGAGACGGTATTGCTCTTCCTTTTGATCTTCGTTTTGATCTTTGCCAGGCCCTTTCAGATCGAGCGTGGCGAAGCCGAGGTCAATGGTGATGCCGCGCCGCTTCTCCTCTTCCAGGCGATCCGGGTCCGTGCCCGTCAGCGCGCGGACAAGCGCGCTCTTACCATGATCAATATGCCCTGCGGTGCCTACGATGATCGATTTCATTTATTCTGCCGTCACTCCAGCCGGGACTCCCGGCAACAAATGCGAAGAGATTGATTGTATTCCAACAGCCGTGAACAACCAAAAAATAAGACGCATAGTGAAGCGGCTGACGGGGATGGGAGTTTTTCGCGTATGATGGCCGATGACGGTCGCGCCGGTCATATTCAGCATGAATACTGAGACAATCCATCCATCCATCACCAATCGTTGGAGGCAGGAGCTTCCTGCATGGCTTGCGGGCGGAGCCTGCGCCACGATTACCATCTCCATCGCGGTGTCGCAGATTCTGCTGGCGGCTAGCGTGCTGGCGATTCTCTTCAGGCGCGACCATAAGCGCGGCCGGGAGCGTGGCATGCTGCCCGCCACATGGGCTTGGCCGCTGCTGGGCTTCATCCTCTGGACTGCGCTCTCACTGGCATTTTCCGACGCGCCATTAGCCGGACTCTCTCAGATCAAGAAGCTGGTGCTGCTGGCCGTGATTCCCATCACCTACACAGCCTTTACGCGCGCGTCCCAAGTTGACTGGACGTTGCGCGCGACGCTGCTCACCGGAACGGCGTCGGCGGGGTGGGGGCTGATCCAGTTCGTTGGCGATTATCGTTACATCGCGGCGCAGAACCTGCCCTTTTATGAAAACTACATCACGCATCAGATCACCGGCTTCATGAGCCACTGGATGACCTATGGCGGACAGCTCATGCTCCTCATCATGGGCGTGGCCGCTATGATTTTTTTCAGGCAGGGCGGTCAACGCGCTTGGGCGCTGATCGGATTCTCGTTGACCAGCACGGCGCTCCTCGCCGCCTTCACGCGTGGGGCGTGGCTCGGCGCGCTGGTGGGATTTAGCTATCTGGTCTACTCGTACCGCAAGTGGCTGGTGCCACTGATCCCGGCGGGCCTGCTGATACTCTATCTGGCCGCGCCGGATGCACTGCGGAAGCGCGAGCAGTCAATTGTGGAGCCGGGGTCGGACTCCTCCATTCAATCGCGCTTGGTGATGGCCCGCACCGGGCTAGCGATGATCGTTGCTCATCCTCTATTCGGCGTGGGGCCGGAGCGCGTTGCGCCGATGTTCGAGCGGTACCGGCCGGCGGGGATCACTCTGCCACCAGCCTGGTATGGACATCTGCACAACAGCTTCATTCACTTCGCGGCGGAGCGCGGCCTGCCCGCGCTGGCATTTTTCGTTTGGCTGATCGTAGTGATTCTGCGTGCCAATTACCGTCTGACATCGGCGCGCAACGCAGCCACGGCTGCGCTGGCGCGCACGGCGGTGGCGGCCACGCTGGGGATGATCGTGTTGGGTGCCTTCGAATATAACTTCGGCGACTCGGAGGTGCTGATGCTCTACCTATTTTTCGTTACGCTGCCGCTGGCCGCCAGCAGGCTGGAATTGGACGATATCAAAACAGAGCCGCGACCGTAAGGGAGCGGGAGTTGGCGCTGCGGTGGCGGGTATTGAATGTACGAACGAACCCCGCTCCCTTACGGTCGCGGCTCTGTTTTGCATCACGCCTGGCGTGGGAGTATTTTGCGTGGAACGATCGAAACATCTTTTCAGAGAATATTTGCTGCCGCTCATGCGCATCGCGGCGCAGGACCGCCTGCTGGACGTCGGCTGCGGCGACGGCTGGGCCTGCCGCATCATGGCCGGGTTTGCCAGCAGCGGTACGGTGGTGGGTCTGGACGCATCCACCGACCGCATCGGCGAGGCGCGCAGGCACTCAGTGGGTTTCGAGAATATTCTCCACATCGCCGCCGAGGCCGAGGAAAATCCCTGGCAGGATGGCTTCTTCACTCACGCCGTGATGATCGACACTTTATATCGCGTGAAGGACCCGGCGGGGGCGCTGCGGCATACCCATCGCGTGCTGGCGCCCGGCGGCGCGTTGTGGATACTCAATCAGATCGCTCATGAAAATGGCACCGCCGCGCTGATCGAAGCGGATGAGGAAAGTTCAAGCAAGCTGTTGCGTGCGGATGAGTACGTCGAGATGCTGCGGAGTTGCGGGTTCGTTGAACCCGCCTGGCAACTTCTTCCAGCACCGGATGGCGCCGGCGCATCCAGCGCTGAGCTATTCAGCGTTTTGATTACTGCAATCAAGCCGGTGAGCTAATCAAGAATATCCCGAACCCGCATGCCCGAAGGGCATGACCGTGAATAGCCGCAGGTGAAACCTACGGTTCAGAACGGACAAATGTGGTCCAACCCCGAACGGGGTTGACTTCGAATTTGTTAGTCCGGCCCCTTCAGGGCCGCTCGTATTTTGGGAACCCGCAGTCCGTAGGTTTCACCTGCGGCTATTCACGGTCATGCCCTCCAGGTAACTTCCGAGCAAGTAGTTGCCCTTCGGGCAACCGCCATCACGCGGCTTTTTCGTAGTCGCAGGCTTCGTTGGGGCACTCGATGGTGGTCGAGTCCTTCACGGTTTTTTCCAGCAGATACTCCGAGCCACACTTCGGACAGGGTTGCGGCAGCGGCTTGTGCTTCAGCGTGGTCTTGCATTTCGGATAGCGATTGCAGCTATAGAACGGCCCACGCTTGGAGCGTTTCTGCACGATCTCGCCGTCCTTGCACTCGGGGCACTTCACGCCGGTGGTGTCCTGCTTGATGTACTTGCACTTGGGATAGCCGCTGCAGGAAGTGAATTCGCCGAAGCGCCCCTGCCGGATGACCAGCTGTTTTTTGCACTGCGGACAGTTCTCATCAATGGGCACGGGCGGTTTCGACTGCTGTGTCTGGCCGATTTTTTTCGTGGTCTTGCACTCGGGGTACCCGGCGCAGGCGTAGAACTGGCCGAAGCGTCCACGCTTCAAGACCATGTCCTTGCCGCAGTTCTCGCACTTCTCGACCGGCTCGCCGTCCGTCGCGCCATCAGGCACCGCGCCTTCGCCCAACTCGTTGACATCCACGGCTAGATCGCGCGTATTGGTGCACTCAGGATATCCCGTGCAGGCGATGAAGCTGCCGTTGCGCCCCCACTTGATGACCATGGGCTTGGCGCAGCGCTCGCAGATTATATCCGTGGGCCGCTCCATGCGCTTGATGTCGACCATCTCTTTTTCGGCAATGGCCAGGTCCTTGGAGAACTTCGCATAGAAATCCGTCAGGGTATCGACCCAATCCTGCTTGCCTTCCTCAATCTCGTCGAGCGACTCTTCGAGACGCGCCGTATAGGTAACATCCAGGATGTCGGCGAAATTGACGATGAGCAGTTCGGTTACGACCATGCCCAACTCGGTCGGCATGAATTTGTTCTTGATCTTCTGAACGTACTCGCGCTCCTGAATGGTACTCAAGATTGTCGCGTACGTGGAGGGACGTCCGATGCCCTTCTCCTCCAGCTCCTTCACCAGACTCGCTTCGTTGTAGCGTGGCGGCGGCTCGGTGCTGTTCTGCTTGGGCAAAACTTCCTCGAGGCGCAGATTCTCGCCAGCCCGCACCATGGGCAGGCGGCGGCCCAGCTCATCGTCCTCGTCGTCCTTGGTGTCCTTCGATTCTTCGTAGACCTTCAGGAACCCATCGAACTTCGGCACCGATCCGGTCGCACGAAACTCGTAATCGCCGGCTTTGATCTCAATGGTGGTCTGGTCAAAAATGGCCGGGGTCATCTGCGAGGCCACGAAGCGCTGCCAGATGAGCCGGTAGAGTTTCAGCGCGTCGTCATCCAGATACTTGGCCATGCTCTCTGGAGTGCGGTCGGCAGAGGTCGGACGGATGGCTTCGTGGGCGTCTTGCGCGCCTTTCTTACTGCGATAGAAATTCGCCGAGCCGGGCAGATAGGCGTCGCCGAAATTCCCGCTGATCCATGCGCGCACTTCGTCGAGAGCGCCGCCGGAAACGCGGGTGGAGTCGGTACGCATGTAGGTGATCAGGCCGGTGGGGCCCTCTTCGCCCAGCTCCACGCCCTCGTAGAGTTTCTGCGCCAAACCCATGGTCCGCTTGGCGGTGAAGCCCAGTTTGCGCGCGGCGTCCTGCTGCAGACGCGCGGTAACAAAGGGCGGCATGGGATTGCGACGCGTTTCCTTGGTCGCGGTGGAGGCCACCACAAACTGCTGCTTTTCAAGCTCCGTGCGCAGCGCGGCGCCTTCGGCTTCGTTGCCCAGGCGAATCCTGCCGCGCTCGGCCTGAGCCTGAATGCTGCCGGACTTGGACTCCCCGCGAACGATGTAATCTTTCCCGGCGCGACGGATCAGGCGCGCTTCGAATGGCGGCGGCGAGCCGGCGGCCACGCGCGCGGCGATGGTCCAATACTCTTCCTTCTGGAAGGCGCGAATCTCCTGTTCGCGCTCGACGATGAAGCGCATCGCCACGGATTGCACGCGGCCGGCGGAGATACCCCGGCGCACTTTGTCCCACAGCAGAGGGCTGATCTTGTAGCCCACCAGACGGTCGAGAATGCGGCGCGTTTGTTGCGCGTCCACCAGCTTGGCGTTGATCTCGCCGGGATTCTTGAAGGATTCCTGAATCGCCGACTTGGTAATCTCGTTGAACAGCACGCGATGAATGGGCACGCCGGTCGAGAGTTCCTCGGCCAAGTGCTGGCAGATGGCCTCGCCTTCGCGGTCGGGATCAGCGGCCAGATAGATGGCGGTGGCGTTTTTGGCGGCGGCGCGCAGCTCGGTGAGAATCTTGGCGCGCGACTCCAGCGGCTCATAAGTGGGCTGGAAATTCTTGTCGACATCCACGCCGAGGGTCTTGCTCGGCAGATCTTTCACGTGGCCGAGCGAGGCCTTCACCACATAGCCTGGTCCCAAATATTTATTGATGGTCTTGGCCTTGGCCGGCGATTCCACGACCACCAGTATCTTGCCCGAAGGTTTCCTGGGGGTCTTGCCCTTGGGTGTCTCCGGGGGATCACCCGCCACGGAAGTTTTCAGGACGGACGTTTCCCCTGCTGCTTTTGACGCCGCTTTCTTCGTGGTGGATTTCACTGCCGCTGCTTTTGCCATCTCGATTCGATCCTCGGACCTTTCACTTCCACTAATACATCAATTAGAACGTCTTTACAAAATTCTTCCCGGGCAACTGCCGGATCAGGCTCTTGAATTCAAGCTCCAGCAGACTTGCCAGCACTTCCGACGATGATAGGTTCGGGAGCGTGTTCAGGACTTCATCAATATGTACCGCCTCTTCCACTTTCAGCAAGTCATAAATTGCGCGCTCTGTTTCCGAAATAGATTCCGCGAATAGAGATGCGCGGCTGGCGGCGGGAGATGCGGAATTCTTTCCCAGCCCGTTTTCCGCTGAGCTTTCGAGCAGGCGCAAGCGCACCTGAGATGGCAGGTCCTCCAGCACATCCTGCCAGTCCTGCACCAGTTTCGCGCCCTGTTTGATGAGCAGATGCGGTCCCCAACTATTTTTATTGGTAACCGATCCGGGCACCGCAAACACTTCGCGATTCTGTTCCATCGCCAGCCGCGCCGTGATCAGCGAGCCGGAGTGCTCGGCGGCCTCGACCACCAAAACGCCCGCCGACAATCCGCTGATGATGCGATTGCGAATCGGGAAATTCTGCGGCGCGGGGAACGTCCCCAGCGAAAACTCGGAGAGCAGCAACCCCTTCGCGGCAATCGTCTCGTAGAGTTTCTTGTTCTCCGCGGGATAGACCACATCAATGCCCGAGCCCATCACGGCAATCGTCTTGCCGTTGGCGTCGAGCGCGCCCTGATGCGCGGCGGCATCAATGCCGCGCGCCAAGCCGCTGATGATGCCCAGTCCGTGCGCGGCCAGATCGGTCGAGAGGCGCTGCGCCATGGCCCGGCCATAAGCCGTCGGGCGGCGCGACCCGACCACGCCGACGAGGTCCGCATCCAGCAGCGATATATCGCCCATTGCGTAGAGCAGCAGTGGCGGATCGAAAATCTCGCGCAGCTTCTCGGGGTAGCTGGCATCCTGAAAAGTCAGACACACCGCGCCCTTCTGCCGCGCCGCCTCGGCCTCTCGCAGCGCCTGCTCAAACGACGTACCCGTGGCCAGCGCGCGCGCCACGTGAGTGGGCAAGCCCAGCGCGTCCAGCTCTGTGAGCGACGCGTGGAAGACGCCAGCCGCCGAGCCAATCTCGCTCACCAGCCGCTGCGCCGTGCGGTTACCCAGCCCCGGCACGAAGCGCATGGCCAACAAGGAAACGAGCTCTTCCTCCGCAGCGTCACGGCTGGGATTGCTCGCAGGAACATGCTGTTGAGAATCTTTTGACAAAACGAACTGAATCTAGCGGAGTTGGATTCCAATTGTCAAGGGAGTTCACGGCGCGCTATGCATAACGTCGCTCAAAGCACTCATGAAAATGGGAAGTTTCCCTCGCCCATTCGGAAGTTACAGGACATATCCATCCAATGGTCTCAAGAATTTTCTTGACGTCCAATTACAAATCTCTTCCGAGGATAGTTTCGTGGTGAGCCACTCGATTTCTGAGGGATCGAATTGAATTCAACCGCTTATGCACAACCTTCTGGTCAACCAGCTTTTCTCGGAAAGCCTTCGATAGCTGACCGCGGTTCCAAATTTCAATTCGGTATTGGTTGCTTGTAACGGCAGTCTAGAATCCGAAAGAAAGTTGGGCGACTATACGGTCGCTTTCGACTGCCTTGTTTAGTCTCCTCATCTCCTCTTTTGCAGACTTTACCTGCTCATTCTGAGGATATCTCCACTCGATATTGTTGTACCACTGATCGGTCCGCAAGCTCGTAGTCAGAGTCTGCTGGAACGAATTCCTCAAGACAATTTCCAATCCTTGGAGAATTCCGTAGATGGCTTCCGAAAGGTGTGAGTTTCTCTCGTAGAGCTTTATGGCTCGACGGCGATCGTTATTGGCCCGCTCTAGGTATGGCGCTAGCCGCGAAATGGAAATTAACTTCTGGAGCCGATCGAGTTGGGCATCTGAATACTCAAACATATACTTGATAATCAAAAAGAAAATGCGCGACAACATCTATGTAGACTGCGGTGTCACCCCTTAGCGGCTAATCCCGGTAATGTGCCCGTGGTAATGGTTTCAGTCAAGCCGCCCTTGTGGGGCGGCTTGATTTATTTACGGCCAAGGTGAGCACGGACGGGAATTGTAGCATAGGGTCAGCGTTCAGTCGAAAACCAGCTTTCCCAACGCGCCCGCCGGTGGTACATTAAAGAACTGGGCACACGGCTTCATCGCAAGCCGTGCAGTAGAGCCAGATTATCCCGGCCAACCCTCCCGCTCAATCGCAATCGGCGGAACAGGCTGAATCTTAGCTGACTATAAGGAGACGCAATGGACCCGCGTGTAGATATTTTTTGTCATATTTTACCGAAGAAGTACGATGCCGCTCGCTGGGAGCGGGTGGGCAAGACCAACTTCGTCAAGCACAGCCCCTCGCACCTGAAGTATGTTGCAGGTGGCAAGACGCAAGATCAGGAAAATATTAAAGTCCTGATGGACCTCGATGCGCGCTGGCGCATGATGGACCAGTTCCCTGGATATCGCCAGGTGATCAGCGTGGCGTCGCCGCCGGTCGAGGCCGTGGACCCGGACGACAGCGAATATCTGGCCAAGCTGCTGAACGACGAGATGGCCGAGCTGGTGCTCAAGTATCCCGACCGTTTCGCCGGCGCTGCCGCCTCACTGCCCATGAACAAGCCCGAGGCCGCCGCCAAGGAACTGGAGCGTTGCATCAAGGACCTGAAGCTTTGCACGCTACAGATTTTCTCGAACGTCAACGGCAAGCCGCTCGATCTGGTTGAGTACCGGCCCATCTTCGAGATCATGGAGAAGAACAATCTTCCCATCCTGCTGCACCCGGCGCGCGCCATTGACCATTGGGATTACCCCACCGAAGCGGACTCGAAGTTCATCATCTGGCAGGTCTTCGGCTGGCCGTACGAAACCACTGCGGCCATGACCCGCATCGCCTTTGGCGGCGTGCTTGATGACTACCCGAACCTGAAGATCATCTGCCACCACTCCGGCGCGATGGTGCCGTTCTTCGCCGGGCGCATTACCTCAATGTACCGGATGCTCGAGCCGCTGATCGTTGCCGAGCGCAAGGGCCGCCCCTTCAGCAAGCCGATCATCGAATATTTCCGCGCGTTCTACGCCGATGTCTCGACCTTCACCACTTCTTCCATCGAGTGCGCGGTGGACTTCTTCGGCGTCGATCACGTCATCTTCGGCACCGACGCGCCGTTTGACTTCGAGGGCGGTCGCGCGTCGGTCCGCGAGTGCACGGACGCCATCAACAACTCGCGCCTAAGCGCGGAGGATAAGTCCCGCATTTTCTCCGGGAACTTCGAGAAGCACTTCCGCCTCCCGGCCCGGGTTGCAGCGAAAGTGTAACTTGCAATAAGTTAGTTAACTAACTGAAAAATATAGAAAAACAAAGCGCAATTCGCCGAATAATGGCGGGTCGCGCTTTGTCGTTTTAGAGCAGAAAGGTCTGCTGAAAGGGATGACTCAACAACGAAATTGCGGCGCTATTTCCTCAGACATTTGGCGACAATGCCAGCGGTGGTTACCAAGGTGGTCAGGTCGCGGATGGTGAAGTCAGCGCCGGCCGTGGTTGGAGATTTGCCCTTGCGAGAAATCTGAATCACCCCGACGGCCTTGTT includes:
- the dprA gene encoding DNA-protecting protein DprA, translating into MRFVPGLGNRTAQRLVSEIGSAAGVFHASLTELDALGLPTHVARALATGTSFEQALREAEAARQKGAVCLTFQDASYPEKLREIFDPPLLLYAMGDISLLDADLVGVVGSRRPTAYGRAMAQRLSTDLAAHGLGIISGLARGIDAAAHQGALDANGKTIAVMGSGIDVVYPAENKKLYETIAAKGLLLSEFSLGTFPAPQNFPIRNRIISGLSAGVLVVEAAEHSGSLITARLAMEQNREVFAVPGSVTNKNSWGPHLLIKQGAKLVQDWQDVLEDLPSQVRLRLLESSAENGLGKNSASPAASRASLFAESISETERAIYDLLKVEEAVHIDEVLNTLPNLSSSEVLASLLELEFKSLIRQLPGKNFVKTF
- a CDS encoding O-antigen ligase family protein — encoded protein: MTVAPVIFSMNTETIHPSITNRWRQELPAWLAGGACATITISIAVSQILLAASVLAILFRRDHKRGRERGMLPATWAWPLLGFILWTALSLAFSDAPLAGLSQIKKLVLLAVIPITYTAFTRASQVDWTLRATLLTGTASAGWGLIQFVGDYRYIAAQNLPFYENYITHQITGFMSHWMTYGGQLMLLIMGVAAMIFFRQGGQRAWALIGFSLTSTALLAAFTRGAWLGALVGFSYLVYSYRKWLVPLIPAGLLILYLAAPDALRKREQSIVEPGSDSSIQSRLVMARTGLAMIVAHPLFGVGPERVAPMFERYRPAGITLPPAWYGHLHNSFIHFAAERGLPALAFFVWLIVVILRANYRLTSARNAATAALARTAVAATLGMIVLGAFEYNFGDSEVLMLYLFFVTLPLAASRLELDDIKTEPRP
- the selB gene encoding selenocysteine-specific translation elongation factor, yielding MKSIIVGTAGHIDHGKSALVRALTGTDPDRLEEEKRRGITIDLGFATLDLKGPGKDQNEDQKEEQYRLGFVDVPGHERFVKNMLAGVGGIDLLLLIIAADEGIQPQTQEHFDICRLLEIQRGLVVLTKSDLVDTDRLDLAKLEVEEFLAGSFLANAPVVPVSAKTGAGLDQLRVELARAAGEAPAKDSSRHFRLPIDRSFLMKGFGTVITGTLVSGKVKKDTEVEVQPTGKRLRVRGIQVHGRAEDTALAGQRTALNLGGAEPGELLRGMTLTEPGRFQPTRRADCILNLLPSAIALKNGAQVHFHSATSEIIATAVILEEAPSSGDDTALRLDPGRSGYVQFRLREPLLLLPGDHFIIRKLSPVITIGGGRVLDNLTPPDSVPTRQKRDAAYRNFLSVIEQGSHQEILALLVARTPSRSITLVAAVARTGWLDKEASVAAEALCSAGKLVKLAQQSTQQPIRYADAAYLAGLQEAVLQLLLKFHQANPLQPGMSIEAVRGKVFRRADSQIAETVLRRMADAGTLVISGETARLAAHKIVLKDDEEKSKRQISKAFEAAGLSVPSIREVLDRVPLDRQRTDRVFKLLLQEKVLIRVSEDLVYHASALQDLRQRLAQHKLKSPRINVTAFKDLAGVSRKYAIPLLEYLDREKATRRDGDERVIL
- a CDS encoding class I SAM-dependent methyltransferase, which produces MERSKHLFREYLLPLMRIAAQDRLLDVGCGDGWACRIMAGFASSGTVVGLDASTDRIGEARRHSVGFENILHIAAEAEENPWQDGFFTHAVMIDTLYRVKDPAGALRHTHRVLAPGGALWILNQIAHENGTAALIEADEESSSKLLRADEYVEMLRSCGFVEPAWQLLPAPDGAGASSAELFSVLITAIKPVS
- a CDS encoding amidohydrolase, encoding MDPRVDIFCHILPKKYDAARWERVGKTNFVKHSPSHLKYVAGGKTQDQENIKVLMDLDARWRMMDQFPGYRQVISVASPPVEAVDPDDSEYLAKLLNDEMAELVLKYPDRFAGAAASLPMNKPEAAAKELERCIKDLKLCTLQIFSNVNGKPLDLVEYRPIFEIMEKNNLPILLHPARAIDHWDYPTEADSKFIIWQVFGWPYETTAAMTRIAFGGVLDDYPNLKIICHHSGAMVPFFAGRITSMYRMLEPLIVAERKGRPFSKPIIEYFRAFYADVSTFTTSSIECAVDFFGVDHVIFGTDAPFDFEGGRASVRECTDAINNSRLSAEDKSRIFSGNFEKHFRLPARVAAKV
- the topA gene encoding type I DNA topoisomerase yields the protein MAKAAAVKSTTKKAASKAAGETSVLKTSVAGDPPETPKGKTPRKPSGKILVVVESPAKAKTINKYLGPGYVVKASLGHVKDLPSKTLGVDVDKNFQPTYEPLESRAKILTELRAAAKNATAIYLAADPDREGEAICQHLAEELSTGVPIHRVLFNEITKSAIQESFKNPGEINAKLVDAQQTRRILDRLVGYKISPLLWDKVRRGISAGRVQSVAMRFIVEREQEIRAFQKEEYWTIAARVAAGSPPPFEARLIRRAGKDYIVRGESKSGSIQAQAERGRIRLGNEAEGAALRTELEKQQFVVASTATKETRRNPMPPFVTARLQQDAARKLGFTAKRTMGLAQKLYEGVELGEEGPTGLITYMRTDSTRVSGGALDEVRAWISGNFGDAYLPGSANFYRSKKGAQDAHEAIRPTSADRTPESMAKYLDDDALKLYRLIWQRFVASQMTPAIFDQTTIEIKAGDYEFRATGSVPKFDGFLKVYEESKDTKDDEDDELGRRLPMVRAGENLRLEEVLPKQNSTEPPPRYNEASLVKELEEKGIGRPSTYATILSTIQEREYVQKIKNKFMPTELGMVVTELLIVNFADILDVTYTARLEESLDEIEEGKQDWVDTLTDFYAKFSKDLAIAEKEMVDIKRMERPTDIICERCAKPMVIKWGRNGSFIACTGYPECTNTRDLAVDVNELGEGAVPDGATDGEPVEKCENCGKDMVLKRGRFGQFYACAGYPECKTTKKIGQTQQSKPPVPIDENCPQCKKQLVIRQGRFGEFTSCSGYPKCKYIKQDTTGVKCPECKDGEIVQKRSKRGPFYSCNRYPKCKTTLKHKPLPQPCPKCGSEYLLEKTVKDSTTIECPNEACDYEKAA